The Acipenser ruthenus chromosome 15, fAciRut3.2 maternal haplotype, whole genome shotgun sequence genomic sequence CGAATTTCCTCAAGGTCAGCGATATTGGTAATTATGCAGATACATTGAATCCAGTTGTCAGCAGTGCTATACATTTGAGGAAACTGTTTTGCCAAGCAGAATGCTACATATCTACAGTAGATTCAGTATAACATCATTTCCAGCTATCCCATACGccctacattttaaaacaatcacgCTGAACAAGACACTACATTATACACTGTTGAAGCCCTAGTGTGTTTAATGCTGCATCTGGACTACCACAATTAAATATTTGTATCCTTCGCAACACTAGAGAATCACAACATTTTTTGTACTGTATAAACAATATAATTACCAAAGCAATTTAACAAGTATTAATCCATGCTGTTGGTAACCAAGCTAAAAAGGAAAGCCTGTAGCTTCAACACCTGCCATATGTTTGTTTGCATGATTAGGTTTTCAAAAGCACTAAATTGTACCCTTTGTTAGCTGCTTGACAGTCAGTCTCTGTTACCAAGGAAATAGATATCCTACCAAGTCAACAATAAACCAGCAAGGCCTTTTGATTGAGGCAACAGACTGGGTAGCTTTCAAATTTCAAGCGCTTCTGAAATTGTTTAATATTGTTTCTCTGTTAGGTAAGAGTGACTGGAATGGTTTTGTCAGCatgtatattttaatgtaaaaatggaAATGATAAACACTGTAGTATGACATGGGAGGATGGGGCATGATGTAAGGGGAATATAATATCtgatcaaatggtttgtaaacaaagTAAAATATGTGAAAAAAATCACTGATGAGAAATGTGTCAGAGAAATGCTCAATTTCTATTGGACACCCGTGTAACAGAACTCTAATGAgagctgtgtaccaactacaaagACTATGATTAACACAACAACAAACCTATgtcaatgcagggatggaaataagacttccattgcatagcagtttgatccattcctgggtttactatgagtttaataggaCTAAGCATGTTacttacacactgtggctaattaagctcatagtaaaacctggaatgggtgaaactgctatgcaatggcagCCCTAGTCAATGTATGTAATCTGTAgcaacaatgtggcagtgaaagggttaatttttaCACTGGTAATGGAGcttaaagaaaatcaaagaatgcagctgtgtaccaaactAAGACAATAAttcaaactgtactgtgtttatAAACAGCAGCCACTGTGTGATTATGGAAGCTGTGTTATGTCAAAGGTCACTGTGAAGATCCAGAGGATTTATATAACACTGATGATATGAAGTTGCTAGCAGCTTTAGTAGTAGTGATCTGTTTACTTTGTTTGATGTGCATTCAGTTTCACAACATCCCCATGTGAACCGAACCGCAATACGCATCAATCTGCCCAAACGAACCAAGTGTGAAAGCGCCAACGAAGGAAATGGTTCACAAATTTGCAATCCTAAGCTTTTTAGAGTCCGTGCAATTCACAAATGAACAGTGTGGTAAGCTGCGCAGTTCGACTCCCATCTTACCCTGCATGTCAAAAATGACACCCAATGTGTTCCAGACCCCTAACATAAAATTAACAAGATAACATTACGGACAGTGGCACTGGCAGCTGTGGTAACATATAAATCACATCCTAATGCGTCAAGAGCAGTGGCTTTTCAATCAATAACGATAATGAAATTACATGACAGGAGTACTTTTCTTATCAACTTCAGCCAAAATATACAatgaataaaatgaacacatcaaTAAAACATAGGCTAAATAAACTGTCTACATGTGGACTCAATCAGCTTGTCATCAGCACCAAATAAACATGCTTTCTGTTCTGGGTGGGAGCTGAAGCTGCTATAGTGTCTGTGTGTGGCGTGGGGGGGAATTGTATTCTCCTCTTTGTCATACAGACACCATACCATAGCTCTGCCTTGTGGACAATATCTCCTTCGGTCATAcagtttttattaaattttttagAAATCTGAAAGCAGTTTGTGTGAACGCTATGGAGTTGCCCTGCCATAACATTGAACCcatatatgtattataaaatagatacatggaTAGGACATTTAACATGGTACACTTATGCAGTGAGTGAGTGAAGGGGATATTGTTTCACACTTTCATTTGAATTCAGTTTCCTGCAGTGCTGATGTGCAGTGAATCAGTACCTTCGATGCTCTGTGGTCCCACCAGGTTAGTAGCCTGGTGAGCTGGGTACTCCACCCGCGGCCTGGCGATGCCCAGCTGCTCCATGACTCCATGCAGCAGGCGCTGGATGTCAGCTTCAGACACCTGGTCAGGAGTCCTGGGGCTGTGACAGAAGACCAGAGCCCCACCACACACCATCAGAAACACAGCATGCTGGAGGAGGACAGTCATGGTGGCCTGGAGTGGTAACACACAACTTGATCAGTCACACAGAGACCACTGTGGGTTACCATCTTAAAAATGAGCTGTTCCTAAAAATGGTTCATAAAAATATTTCTTGCAGTTGGAAATGTACTGTAGTGCTACAGGCATCTTTAACATTGGGGTTATGTTGCCAGATGAACACAGACCCTTTACCTCATAATGTAACTGCTGCATACAATTGATGTGAAATGAAATCCATCCCCTTGATAAACAACATATGTAAAATTTAATTTTTGGATGGTATTTTCAGAAGCTCGTTTGTAggatattttcaattttttttaaacgcaTATGTTTATTTCATATAAAATCCATATTTAAACAGGATGCGTTGTGTTTAATTACTTCCTTTAACGTCATAACCTCTATACAGTCTCACTACGCAGCATCATAGAACTGATCCGGGaggtacattttaattaaaaggaaAGAACATTCAAATGGCCCAAAATTGGAATCATTATGgcaaaaaaacacacctttttgTCGTTACATTGTGCACATAGATTGAATGCAATGTTTACTCTAGAAACGTTGAATTAAGATGCACTTACCGAAGAACAGGTTGCAGAAATGATTGAGACAAGGACTGTTCTTTCTGCAGCAATGTTGCCTGTGGTTTAGTGTGAATAATTTATGCTGTTACTAAGGCTGCAGCGCTCGGTGACATCAGAAGCAGTTTGATTGGTCCTTGCGCAAAGACAACAGCAGCATCGATCTACTCTGGGTACAGGTGTTTCTGCTGCTAAGGGCTGTAATAAAGACGCAGACTCACTTATTTCTTTGATATAACGGTAAAACGCCAATGATCAGCTGCAGTCTAACTTAGTTggcattttgtatattttatgttttctgtaaaaaaaattttaaaaaaaaacaaaaaaaaaaacgatatgctAGAAATAATTTAGCTTCGATTGCTTAATCAAAAACGTCAACTACCTGCGTGTATTGCAACCCTTCAGCTTACTATGTAGGTTTGTTTCGTGCCTTCTTTACTCCAGTTGTGGCATTAGTTGAAAGAATATTTGGTTCCAAGCTTGTAtttatgcagatatttcaaagagcACTATAGTTGTGATGCAGTTCAAACCTACTCCGGCAATAGCTTAGCTACAATCACGCCATGCGCCAAAACTagtggtattttaaatatttgcatatgctggggaaaaaaaacacaataaacaagatACACAATAAAGAGACCATGTACAAACAAGCTAAAAGATAATTCAGAAACACCAGGTGCTGTGTTGTCATGATTTTGACTTGCCTTGTATCTGACTCAGTTATGCAATAGCTTCTTTATATACAGTGCAATGTACTTAACCTTCCATAGTGTAATTCAGTTGTGTTCATCACTGGTACTTGTTTAGATAGTATTGGAGTATTACTGCATTAAGCACAGGGAGGACAGATATGGGCATGTGATTTGTGAAATCCTCACTGCCACTGGCAGAGTGCATTGTAAGGAAAGTTATTGATCTGGGAGAAAGCCTCTGCTTTGGTTTCCTTGGTCATCACACTTGAGGGTAGAGTTCACTTCCTGTAACCATCCATATACATCAATAAGAAAATACtggaatgaagaaaaaaacaagtaaGAGCATACAATGCCTTTCAGATTCATCTATGTTCACAAAGCATTACTCTTTGTACAAGCCAAAGATGATGCAGAGCAGGTTATTATGCTGTATATTAACGTGCTGGGTGTCCCTATAAAAATGAATTACAACACACAAAAACTGCAGCAAGACCGTTTCTATTGTGATTAAGAGCAGGGTTAGAGGACTGTGCATACAAGATTACCAGATTGTTTTTAATGTTATAGTTCAATACAATCTCTCTGTACAGATAAAAATATAAACCTCCCGAGACCACTGGTGAAAAGGTCAGTTCATTAGTATTCTGACAATATGGTCACCTGCAGAAGCACTTCTTTTATGTAGAATCTGAATGCATCTCAGAGTAATGCTTAGAAGATCCACCAGCTTTATTATGTAATGTACTCAAGGAGGAGTCAGCTAGAACAGAGGTCCCAAACTGGGGGCAGGGAATCCTgaagaaaatacacacacatgcTTTCCTAAACGATTCCCAGGTCAATTTCTTTACTTGAAAGCTGATGTCTGAAACATCTAAAACTCACCATGGGAATTTCTGCTCCATGAGAATAAACAGCCCTCTTCCTTGTCAAGATCAGTAGACAGCCAGCAATATTTTAAAGGCAGCTGAAGACCAAGTACTTTGACTCAGTTGAACCCAGTCAATGTATAATACTGAACTTTATCATGCCTGCCTTCCTCAGTGAGCATGGTGGTCAGTCACATTGTTTAGGTATACTGCAGTGTTACCACAGTTAAATGTGTAGCAACTATCAATGTCATGTTTTCCTTTCATCTTTAAGTATGAGGGCTTGCATGTGCGATTATAAATTATTACCACCACTCATAGGTTAAATCAGTATTGCATACAGATTTTATTGCAAGTTTTGCATCATTTTAAGTTGAGCACCAAACATTTGTTTTTGGTCACTCAAAACATTTTTCTTACAGTCTGTAAAATtctcctacccccccccccccccccccaccaaaaaaaaaacttaaacttaaaaaaaaaaacaattaaaagcaCTTAAGACATTACATATATACCTtagtaaaagaaaaaatcaacCAAATTAACTGTGGTTCAGTTTATGACATAACATATTGCTCTTCAGCCAATTACCAGTATCTATTTTCATAAATTATAAAATCTCCCATTCTAAAACAAGTTCAGGGAATCTGACCCTTAACTGTGAATTACTACTGCTGCCCTACATTGTCCTCATCAATTTACAATACCATGCCTGATTAAGATAAATAGTTTTATATGGGTTAGTCTACCAATCAGGTAACATAAGTCTCACCACATTACAATGGTAAAGCTCATTTTCAAAAAAGGTATGGCTCACTAATGAAACAGAGTTAGCCTCTGCTTACATAACCTACTACCCAATTGCAGCCACATTACAGCTCAATCAAAAACCTTCTAGTCCTTCAACACTGAACTATTAAGACTGGAGTTGCACAAAACACCCCGAACCGTGCAAgagtacagtattaacaagaaaataatttaatcttaaacaatgtaaacaaatgtaGAAGTTGTTCTTGGTGGACAACATTTAACCAAAATAGGTGCTCAAGCGCACACAACGCAGGTTTATTTTACAGTACTTTATTACAGATCTATAGGTTTAGTGGCCGATAACAGCTTGTTTGCTGGCAATGGATTTTTTGGCGAGCCTCTGTAACGACGCTTTTCCTTTTCTGCCATCTCAAGCAAGACAGATTTGTCTGGTTTCACCTGCGCTTTGCCAGTGAAAACTCTATTCTCGTTTACAATTGGATTATTTGCTTTTGGTGCTACCTGATTGGTCACGTCACCAAGAGCAGAATGCCTGGTCTGGTGGTGGAAGCGGGTTGTAACTTTGTAAATTTGGGGTTTCAATGAGGTAACAGTACAATTTGTGGATGTATTCTGGCAAGGCCCTTTATCACCACATTTGTCTCCTGGAACATTTATGCAGTGTGCTGGTTCCTCAAAGTTAGGCAGGCTTTTTTCAGCAAATAAGGATAGGCCACTTTCATGACTCACTGATTTTACCATTGGAGAGCCAATCTTTGATGGACTGTTGTTGCCCTCTACTGGTCTCCGAACTCCTAGTAGCGAATTTATTCTCCTGACAGACTGGCGCACTGGGGTGCGTTTAAATTTAAGAGGGGACTTAACATTGTTTGGTTTTGGGCTATTCAAAGAAAGTACATTAAACCTTTGAATGTGATCAGCCACCCGGAACTTGTATTCAGAGGTGTCAGAGATGAGCATTGGTGAACTCTCAACAGATCTTCTTGCATGTGGACTCTGTTCCAGTGTTCTTGCACTTTCAGTTGGTTGAATGTATTCCGAAGCCTCACAAACAGATGGTTCTATTATTTTTTGCAACTGAACCACGAGTTTGGAAACATGGTGCTGTGACTGGTTAGCTGCTGTGGTAACGTTTGCTGCAGAGTGACTGTTCAAGTCACCAAGAGCTTCCAAAGGGCAGCTGTCCTTTATGCTTTCCACCTCATAAGCAACAGTGTCACTATCATTAGTACCATTTAACTTAAATGGAACTTGGTCTACTGGTTTCTGTGGAGATTGTGGCTCTTCTACGTGACATACATTGGCATTTGTCTTTACAGGAGATGACGTGACAATATTTCTTTGTACAAAAGACAAGTCTTCAATCTGTTGGTGAACCATTTGTTTTTGAGGCGATGTGCCTAAACATGTCTCCTTCACATCACTTGAATTTCTGGAAATCAACAATGGCTCATTTGTATCTTCTTCCTTCACAaagttatttctttctttcaagaAATCATCCATTGAGGAACTGCTGTCACCTATTAGTGAACGCAGGTCACTACCGGATTCAGTGAAGGCCCTTTTGATCTTAAGCAAGGTTGATTCACTCAAGTTATTTTCATCCTCAGCAAAAGATTCATTACTGTGAGGGCTATCGGTTCTATAGCCTGGACAGAGGCTCCTAGGAACACTTGCAATGACAGGAGGCTTTCTAGCTACTAAGGCAGGCTCTGAAGAGAAGTTGTTGAGATATCTGCCCATTGGGGTCTCAGAGTTCGAGTCCTGGGACTCTTCATGGCTGGTTCCATTCCAGGAGATACGATGTGCACTCGTGTCAGACTGGGGGGTGAGCAGATTTTCTTCAGATTTACTGATGTACTTggaacctaaaaaaataaaataaaacaaaaatgttgatttaaaaGGATAGACGATTTTATAAACACAAGTAAAATGTATATCATTATACTCACAAGCTCTCACTTGTGCTAAAGCAGTTTTATATTTAGTAGTTCACATCTGAAAATTTAAGCTAAATTTATTGTTCACTGCTGCATAATGTTAAATTTGGCATTCAAAGTCAAGATACAAACTACACTGATAAATGCATTAGCTGAAATGGTTGTCTCCTTTACTTAGATTGTTATAGTTACATCTCAAAATGCATATATAAAACTTTGCATACACAACACAATTTGACCAATTCTTACTACTTTAAGCTGATTAGACACATACCCTTTCTTGCGAATGTGTTCCTTCTTACAACAGGACTAAAGGTAGCTTCTTTTGACGACCCAAAACTGATGTTAGTTTCTTGAGTGGCAAGACGCCAGCCAATGTTTTCAGATCCTTTAGCCGTCGGAAATGCATTTGACAAGACATTCTGCAGAAATAAAGGCATCTCGTTTATGTCTAACTAGCCATCAAACACAAAGGATCTGCAGTTTCCAATTTTCTAAAACTACTGTATAATATACATCAGAAATCTCAAATAAGGAGGTAGACTTTTCAGCATCTGAA encodes the following:
- the LOC117422402 gene encoding rho GTPase-activating protein 11A-like; translation: MKKVSDKNVMRLAIVQQLRGFGIKIKNWNKNKSASSSKLTGCSGGKIFGTSLQALPQQNLADYGTVPCFLVDACENLTQHIDTEGLFRKSGSVVRLKALKVKLDQGEDCISSAPPCDVAGLLKQFFRELPEPVIPTDLHEAFFKAQQLPTQEEQSTATVLLSCMLPERTTNALRYFFNFLKNVSQRSAENKMDSTNLAVIFAPNFLHSSDGNEKMTSNTEKRLKLQAAAVRSFIENAQHFGCVPDFIMSKIPAMLGVDAGGSTPSLESSEDGESELSEGVKRRRRRSVGDMVNGALHKFKSNRTPTSTPLPEGSVTPVIVTPSSKRKLLTDSAQSLGFSSKKRRSLKHNLALEFLPNKLFGSGSTPASNQLNDTSPSISLESSHGTLTPSARSGRLAASSAKRKSKRFESKKVNRVESGKAGCFSPRVNRKEVVRKSLRLRLSLGKSSRDSNVLSNAFPTAKGSENIGWRLATQETNISFGSSKEATFSPVVRRNTFARKGSKYISKSEENLLTPQSDTSAHRISWNGTSHEESQDSNSETPMGRYLNNFSSEPALVARKPPVIASVPRSLCPGYRTDSPHSNESFAEDENNLSESTLLKIKRAFTESGSDLRSLIGDSSSSMDDFLKERNNFVKEEDTNEPLLISRNSSDVKETCLGTSPQKQMVHQQIEDLSFVQRNIVTSSPVKTNANVCHVEEPQSPQKPVDQVPFKLNGTNDSDTVAYEVESIKDSCPLEALGDLNSHSAANVTTAANQSQHHVSKLVVQLQKIIEPSVCEASEYIQPTESARTLEQSPHARRSVESSPMLISDTSEYKFRVADHIQRFNVLSLNSPKPNNVKSPLKFKRTPVRQSVRRINSLLGVRRPVEGNNSPSKIGSPMVKSVSHESGLSLFAEKSLPNFEEPAHCINVPGDKCGDKGPCQNTSTNCTVTSLKPQIYKVTTRFHHQTRHSALGDVTNQVAPKANNPIVNENRVFTGKAQVKPDKSVLLEMAEKEKRRYRGSPKNPLPANKLLSATKPIDLATMTVLLQHAVFLMVCGGALVFCHSPRTPDQVSEADIQRLLHGVMEQLGIARPRVEYPAHQATNLVGPQSIEGGAHEGLQHLGPYGNIPNIVAELTGDNIPKDFSEDQGYPNPPNPCPLGKTAVDGCLENSPDTAEFSREYQLQQHRFDPEHDYPALGKWNKALLYEKMKGGSKRRKRSVNPYLMGQRLDNVVAKKSVPHFSEEDTSNNKN